Proteins encoded together in one Pseudomonas sp. ADAK13 window:
- the rloB gene encoding osmotic stress tolerance membrane protein RloB, which yields MRSLNLHLKILIAVLVVLGISVTAYQIFVLGIPVTEDATDDLWNIDAKVEFVASAKDPVKIQMFVPPLSRDFVSLNESFISNNYGVSVNRLDGNRKVTWSARRAKGNQTLYYRLVLTKRYSGEKVKVKGPTFRDSIAVEGPEKIAAEALLAPIRQHSADVETFISEAIKRTNNLNDDNVKLLLAGDPSTPHKAKIVELLLSIAHVPVEKVHTIRLVADQPQTPELWLRSFNGNDWLYFNPDTGEQGLPADRLLWWTGDENLITVDGGKKAMVTFSLNNSEMNAIRLAKLTDENTDANFLEYSLYGLPLQTQQTFMIMVMIPIGVLVILILRNLIGLQTLGTFTPVLIALAFRETQLGFGIVLFTIITALGLSLRSYLEHLKLQMLPRLSVVLTFVVVLIAAISLFSHKLGLERGLSVALFPMVILTMTIERLSITWEERGGGHAMKVAIGTLFAASLAHIIMSVPELIYFVFTFPAILLILVGFMLAMGRYRGYRLTELVRFKAFLKADS from the coding sequence ATGCGCTCTCTTAATCTGCACCTGAAAATCCTGATCGCCGTGCTGGTGGTCCTGGGCATTTCGGTCACCGCCTATCAGATTTTCGTGCTGGGGATTCCCGTCACCGAGGACGCCACCGACGACCTGTGGAACATCGACGCCAAGGTCGAGTTCGTCGCCAGCGCCAAGGACCCGGTAAAAATCCAGATGTTCGTGCCGCCCCTGAGCCGCGACTTCGTCAGCCTGAATGAAAGCTTTATCTCGAATAACTACGGCGTGAGCGTCAACCGCCTCGACGGCAACCGCAAGGTCACCTGGTCGGCCCGCCGGGCCAAGGGCAACCAGACCCTCTACTACCGCCTGGTACTGACCAAGCGTTACAGCGGTGAAAAGGTCAAGGTCAAGGGCCCGACCTTCCGCGACAGCATCGCCGTCGAAGGCCCGGAAAAAATCGCCGCCGAAGCCCTGCTGGCGCCGATCCGCCAGCACTCGGCCGATGTCGAGACCTTTATCAGCGAAGCCATCAAGCGCACCAACAACCTCAACGACGACAACGTGAAGCTGCTGCTGGCGGGCGACCCGTCGACGCCGCACAAGGCCAAGATCGTCGAGTTGCTGCTGTCCATTGCCCACGTGCCGGTGGAAAAGGTCCACACCATCCGCCTGGTGGCCGACCAGCCGCAAACCCCGGAGCTCTGGCTGCGCAGCTTCAACGGCAATGACTGGTTGTACTTCAACCCCGACACCGGCGAACAAGGCCTGCCGGCCGACCGCCTGCTGTGGTGGACCGGCGATGAAAACCTGATCACTGTCGACGGTGGCAAGAAAGCCATGGTGACCTTCAGCCTCAACAACAGCGAAATGAACGCGATTCGCCTGGCCAAGCTGACGGACGAAAACACCGACGCCAACTTCCTCGAATACTCCCTGTACGGCCTGCCGCTGCAAACCCAGCAGACCTTCATGATCATGGTGATGATCCCGATTGGCGTGCTGGTGATCCTGATCCTGCGCAACCTGATCGGCCTGCAGACCCTCGGCACGTTTACCCCGGTACTGATTGCCCTGGCGTTCCGCGAGACACAGCTGGGCTTCGGGATCGTGCTGTTCACCATTATTACGGCGCTGGGGCTGTCGCTGCGGTCTTACCTGGAACACTTGAAGCTGCAGATGCTGCCGAGGCTGTCGGTGGTACTGACCTTCGTGGTGGTGCTGATCGCGGCCATCAGCCTGTTCAGCCACAAGCTGGGCCTGGAGCGCGGGCTGTCGGTGGCGCTGTTCCCGATGGTGATTCTGACCATGACCATTGAACGCCTGTCGATCACCTGGGAAGAGCGCGGTGGCGGCCATGCGATGAAAGTCGCGATCGGCACGCTGTTCGCGGCGTCCCTGGCCCACATCATCATGAGCGTGCCGGAGCTGATCTACTTCGTGTTCACCTTCCCGGCGATCCTGTTGATCCTGGTGGGTTTCATGCTGGCCATGGGTCGCTATCGCGGCTACCGCCTGACCGAACTGGTGCGCTTCAAGGCGTTCCTCAAGGCTGACTCGTAA
- the rloA gene encoding retropepsin-like aspartic peptidase RloA, whose translation MRLKPFPLLLLMLVPGLGVAAEKTVYGLNEYAKLAGIDLEVAAKLDTGAKTASLSARDIKRFKRNGESWVRFYLAIDTAHSHPIERPLARVSKIKRRAGDYDPDEDKNYTARPVIALDICMGTALRSIEVNLTDRSAFQYPLLIGSEALKRFDALVDPSLKYAAGKPACATDAHTAE comes from the coding sequence ATGAGACTCAAGCCCTTCCCCCTTTTGCTTTTAATGCTTGTACCGGGCCTTGGCGTTGCTGCCGAGAAGACCGTGTATGGCCTCAATGAATACGCCAAGTTGGCCGGCATTGACCTGGAAGTGGCCGCCAAACTCGACACCGGCGCCAAGACCGCATCGTTGAGCGCCCGCGACATCAAGCGTTTCAAGCGCAACGGCGAATCCTGGGTGCGCTTTTACCTGGCGATCGACACCGCCCATTCCCACCCCATCGAGCGTCCCCTGGCTCGCGTGAGCAAGATCAAGCGCCGCGCCGGTGACTACGATCCCGATGAAGACAAGAACTACACCGCCCGTCCAGTGATTGCCCTGGACATCTGCATGGGCACCGCTTTACGCAGCATCGAAGTGAACTTGACTGACCGCAGCGCCTTCCAATACCCGCTGCTGATCGGCTCCGAAGCGCTGAAACGCTTTGATGCGCTGGTCGACCCCAGTCTTAAATACGCGGCGGGCAAACCTGCCTGCGCCACCGACGCTCATACCGCTGAGTAA
- a CDS encoding GntR family transcriptional regulator: MLDQLETPVMAQDDSQTMSENVFRRIQAAIVKGEIAPGSKISEPELARTYGISRGPLREAIHRLEGQRLLVRIPHVGARVVSLSHEELIELYEIRESLEGMACRLAAERMTDAEIEELRQVLHTHERDAAFQAGVGYYQQEGDFDFHYRIIQGAGNRTLTQMLCGELYQLVRMYRIQFSATPNRPRQAFAEHHRILDAIADRDGELAELLMRRHIGASKRNIARHFPDGAPQSRGES; the protein is encoded by the coding sequence ATGCTGGATCAACTGGAAACCCCAGTGATGGCCCAAGACGATTCCCAGACCATGTCCGAGAACGTCTTCCGGCGTATCCAGGCCGCCATCGTCAAGGGCGAAATCGCCCCAGGCAGCAAGATCTCCGAGCCGGAACTGGCGCGCACCTATGGCATCAGCCGTGGCCCGCTGCGCGAGGCGATCCACCGCCTGGAAGGCCAGCGCCTGCTGGTGCGCATCCCCCATGTGGGCGCGCGAGTGGTGTCCTTGAGCCATGAAGAGCTGATCGAGCTCTACGAAATCCGCGAGTCCCTGGAAGGCATGGCCTGCCGCCTGGCGGCCGAGCGCATGACCGACGCTGAAATCGAAGAATTGCGCCAGGTGTTGCATACCCATGAGCGCGATGCCGCCTTCCAGGCCGGTGTCGGCTACTACCAGCAGGAAGGCGACTTCGATTTTCATTACCGGATAATTCAAGGCGCCGGTAACCGCACCCTGACCCAAATGTTGTGCGGCGAGCTGTACCAGTTGGTGCGTATGTACCGCATCCAGTTCTCCGCCACCCCCAATCGTCCACGCCAGGCCTTTGCCGAGCATCACCGCATTCTTGACGCGATTGCCGATCGCGACGGTGAACTGGCCGAGTTGTTGATGCGCCGGCATATCGGCGCTTCCAAACGCAACATTGCCCGTCACTTCCCGGACGGCGCTCCCCAATCACGAGGTGAGTCATGA
- the prpB gene encoding methylisocitrate lyase: MSSNNNTTPGQRFRDAVASEHPLQVVGAINANHALLAKRAGFKAIYLSGGGVAAGSLGVPDLGITGLDDVLTDVRRITDVCDLPLLVDVDTGFGSSAFNVARTVKSMIKFGAAAIHIEDQVGAKRCGHRPNKEIVSQQEMVDRIKAAVDARTDDSFVIMARTDALAVEGLESALERAAACIEAGADMVFPEAITELEMYKLFASRVKAPILANITEFGATPLYTVDQLKSADVSIVLYPLSAFRAMNKAAENVYTAIRRDGTQQNVIDTMQTRMELYDRIDYHTFEQKLDALFAAKK; the protein is encoded by the coding sequence ATGAGTTCCAATAACAACACTACTCCCGGCCAGCGTTTCCGTGACGCGGTCGCCAGCGAGCATCCCTTGCAGGTGGTCGGCGCGATCAACGCCAACCACGCGCTGCTGGCCAAGCGTGCCGGTTTCAAGGCGATCTACCTGTCGGGTGGCGGGGTGGCTGCAGGCTCCCTCGGCGTGCCGGACCTGGGGATTACCGGCCTGGATGACGTGCTGACCGACGTGCGCCGCATCACCGACGTGTGCGACCTGCCGCTGCTGGTGGACGTGGACACCGGTTTCGGCTCCTCGGCGTTCAACGTGGCGCGCACCGTCAAGTCGATGATCAAGTTCGGCGCGGCGGCGATCCATATCGAAGATCAGGTGGGCGCCAAGCGTTGCGGCCATCGCCCGAATAAAGAAATCGTCTCGCAACAGGAAATGGTCGACCGCATCAAGGCCGCTGTGGATGCGCGCACCGATGACAGCTTTGTGATCATGGCCCGTACCGATGCGCTGGCCGTCGAAGGCCTGGAATCCGCCCTGGAGCGCGCCGCCGCCTGCATCGAGGCCGGTGCCGACATGGTTTTCCCGGAAGCCATCACGGAGCTGGAGATGTACAAGCTGTTCGCCTCCCGCGTGAAAGCGCCGATCCTGGCCAACATCACCGAGTTCGGTGCCACGCCGCTCTACACCGTCGACCAGTTGAAATCTGCGGATGTTTCCATCGTGCTGTACCCGCTCTCGGCCTTCCGCGCCATGAACAAGGCCGCCGAGAACGTCTACACCGCGATCCGTCGCGACGGCACCCAGCAGAACGTGATCGACACCATGCAAACCCGCATGGAGCTTTACGATCGCATCGACTACCACACCTTCGAGCAGAAGCTCGACGCGCTGTTTGCCGCCAAGAAGTAA
- the prpC gene encoding bifunctional 2-methylcitrate synthase/citrate synthase, which translates to MAEAKVLSGAGLRGQVAGQTALSTVGQAGAGLTYRGYDVRELAADAQFEEVAYLLLYGELPTQAELAAYTAKLGKLRDLPQALKEVLERIPADAHPMDVMRTGCSFLGNIEPEKDFSVQRDVTDRLLAAFPAIMCYWYRFSHDGQRINCVTDEPSIGGHFLHLLHDKKPSDLHVKVMNVSLILYAEHEFNASTFTARVCASTLSDLYSCVTAAIGSLRGPLHGGANEAAMEMIERFSSAQEAVEGTLGMLARKDKIMGFGHAIYKDSDPRNEVIKGWSKKLADEVGDTVLFPVSEAIDKTMWEQKKLFPNADFYHASAYHFMGIPTKLFTPIFVCSRLTGWAAHVFEQRANNRIIRPSAEYIGVEQRKFVPIERR; encoded by the coding sequence ATGGCCGAAGCAAAAGTACTGAGTGGAGCTGGCCTGCGTGGCCAGGTTGCCGGGCAAACCGCACTGTCCACCGTGGGCCAGGCCGGTGCCGGCTTGACCTATCGCGGCTACGACGTGCGCGAACTGGCTGCGGACGCGCAGTTTGAAGAAGTCGCCTACCTGCTGCTGTACGGCGAGCTGCCGACCCAGGCCGAACTGGCCGCCTACACCGCCAAACTCGGCAAGCTGCGCGACCTGCCCCAGGCGCTGAAAGAAGTGCTGGAACGCATCCCCGCCGACGCCCACCCGATGGACGTGATGCGCACCGGTTGCTCGTTCCTGGGCAATATCGAGCCGGAGAAAGACTTCAGCGTGCAGCGCGACGTGACCGACCGCCTGCTGGCCGCGTTCCCGGCGATCATGTGCTACTGGTACCGCTTCAGCCACGACGGCCAGCGCATCAACTGCGTGACCGACGAGCCATCCATCGGCGGCCATTTCCTGCACCTGCTGCACGACAAGAAGCCGAGCGACTTGCACGTCAAAGTGATGAACGTCTCGCTGATCCTCTACGCCGAGCACGAGTTCAACGCCTCGACCTTCACCGCTCGGGTGTGTGCCTCGACCCTGTCAGACCTGTATTCCTGCGTCACCGCCGCCATCGGTTCCCTGCGTGGCCCGCTGCACGGCGGCGCCAACGAAGCGGCGATGGAGATGATCGAGCGTTTCTCGTCCGCCCAGGAAGCGGTGGAAGGCACCCTCGGCATGCTGGCGCGCAAGGACAAGATCATGGGCTTTGGCCACGCGATCTATAAAGACAGCGACCCGCGTAATGAAGTGATCAAGGGCTGGTCGAAAAAACTCGCCGACGAAGTGGGCGACACCGTGTTGTTCCCGGTTTCCGAAGCCATCGACAAGACCATGTGGGAGCAGAAAAAACTGTTCCCCAATGCCGACTTCTACCATGCCTCGGCGTACCACTTCATGGGCATCCCGACCAAGCTGTTCACCCCGATTTTCGTCTGCTCGCGGCTGACAGGATGGGCAGCTCACGTGTTCGAGCAGCGAGCCAACAACCGCATCATCCGTCCGAGCGCCGAGTACATCGGCGTTGAGCAGCGCAAGTTCGTGCCAATCGAACGTCGCTGA
- the acnD gene encoding Fe/S-dependent 2-methylisocitrate dehydratase AcnD produces the protein MNTEHRKPLPGSRLDFYDARAAVDAITPGAYATLPYTSRVLAENLVRRCAPATLDASLSQLIERKRDLDFPWFPARVVCHDILGQTALVDLAGLRDAIALQGGDPAQVNPVVPTQLIVDHSLAVEAGGFDPDAFEKNRAIEDRRNEDRFHFIEWTKKAFKNVDVIPPGNGIMHQINLEKMSPVIQVRDGVAFPDTCVGTDSHTPHVDALGVIAIGVGGLEAESVMLGRASWMRLPESVGVELTGKLQPGITATDMVLALTEFLRKQKVVGAWLEFFGEGASALTLGDRATISNMAPEYGATAAMFYIDQQTIAYLKLTGREDEQVTLVEQYARHTGLWADDLKGAQYERGLSFDLSSVVRNMAGPSNPHARVATSDLAAKGISGQWDDVPGQMPDGAVIIAAITSCTNTSNPRNVIAAGLLARNANKLGLARKPWVKSSLAPGSKTVAMYLDEAGLTSELEQLGFGVVAFACTTCNGMSGALDPVIQQEIIDRDLYATAVLSGNRNFDGRIHPYAKQAFLASPPLVVAYAIAGTIRFDIEKDVLGLDANGKEIRLKDIWPSDEEIDAVVKASVKPEQFRQVYIPMFAIHEDTGPKVTPLYDWRPQSTYIRRPPYWEGALAGARPLKGMRPLAVLPDNITTDHLSPSNAIMLDSAAGEYLAKMGLPEVDFNSYATHRGDHLTAQRATFANPKLFNEMVIEDGKVKQGSLARLEPEGKVTRMWEAIETYMERKQPLIIIAGADYGQGSSRDWAAKGVRLAGVEAIAAEGFERIHRTNLVGMGVLPLEFLPGTDRKTLKIDGTETYDVIGERTPRAQLTLLINRKNGERVEVPVTCRLDTAEEVSIYEAGGVLQRFAQDFLESAVTA, from the coding sequence ATGAACACTGAACACCGCAAACCGCTGCCCGGCAGCCGCCTCGATTTCTACGACGCCCGTGCGGCGGTCGATGCAATCACCCCCGGCGCCTACGCCACACTGCCGTACACCTCCCGCGTACTCGCCGAGAACCTGGTGCGTCGCTGCGCCCCGGCGACCCTCGACGCTTCCCTGAGCCAACTGATCGAGCGCAAGCGCGACCTCGATTTCCCGTGGTTCCCGGCCCGCGTGGTGTGCCACGACATTCTCGGCCAGACCGCCCTGGTGGACCTCGCCGGCCTGCGCGATGCCATCGCCCTGCAAGGCGGTGACCCGGCCCAGGTCAACCCGGTGGTGCCGACCCAACTGATCGTCGACCACTCCCTGGCCGTCGAAGCCGGTGGTTTTGACCCGGACGCGTTCGAGAAAAACCGCGCCATCGAAGACCGTCGCAACGAAGACCGTTTCCACTTTATCGAGTGGACCAAAAAGGCCTTCAAGAACGTTGACGTGATCCCGCCGGGCAACGGCATCATGCACCAGATCAACCTGGAGAAAATGTCTCCGGTGATCCAGGTGCGCGACGGCGTGGCTTTCCCGGATACATGCGTCGGCACCGACAGCCACACGCCGCACGTAGACGCCCTGGGCGTGATCGCTATCGGCGTTGGTGGTCTCGAAGCGGAGAGTGTGATGCTCGGCCGCGCCTCGTGGATGCGCCTGCCGGAAAGCGTCGGCGTGGAGCTCACGGGCAAGCTGCAACCGGGCATCACCGCCACTGACATGGTGCTGGCGCTGACCGAGTTCCTGCGCAAGCAAAAAGTCGTGGGTGCGTGGCTGGAGTTCTTCGGTGAAGGCGCCTCCGCGCTGACCCTCGGCGACCGCGCCACCATCTCCAACATGGCCCCGGAATACGGCGCCACGGCCGCGATGTTCTACATCGACCAACAGACTATCGCCTACCTGAAACTCACCGGCCGTGAAGACGAGCAAGTGACGCTGGTGGAGCAATACGCTCGCCACACCGGCCTGTGGGCAGACGACCTCAAGGGCGCGCAATACGAGCGTGGCCTGAGCTTCGATTTGTCCTCGGTGGTGCGCAACATGGCCGGCCCGAGCAACCCACACGCCCGTGTTGCCACCAGCGACCTGGCGGCCAAGGGCATCTCTGGCCAGTGGGATGACGTGCCGGGGCAAATGCCCGACGGCGCGGTGATCATCGCCGCTATCACCAGTTGCACCAACACCAGCAACCCGCGCAACGTGATTGCTGCCGGCCTGCTGGCGCGCAACGCCAACAAGCTCGGGCTGGCCCGCAAACCGTGGGTCAAGTCGTCCCTGGCACCGGGCTCGAAAACTGTGGCGATGTACCTCGACGAAGCAGGGCTGACCAGCGAACTGGAGCAGTTGGGTTTTGGCGTGGTAGCGTTTGCCTGCACCACCTGCAATGGCATGTCCGGCGCACTCGACCCGGTGATTCAGCAAGAGATCATCGACCGCGACCTGTACGCCACCGCCGTGCTCTCGGGTAACCGCAACTTCGACGGCCGTATCCACCCGTACGCCAAGCAGGCGTTCCTCGCTTCGCCGCCGCTGGTGGTGGCTTACGCGATTGCCGGCACCATCCGTTTCGACATCGAAAAAGACGTGCTGGGCCTGGACGCCAACGGCAAGGAAATCCGCCTGAAGGACATCTGGCCGAGCGACGAAGAAATCGACGCAGTGGTCAAGGCCTCGGTCAAGCCGGAGCAGTTCCGCCAGGTCTACATCCCGATGTTCGCGATCCATGAAGACACCGGCCCCAAAGTCACACCGCTGTACGACTGGCGCCCGCAGAGCACCTACATCCGCCGCCCGCCTTACTGGGAAGGTGCCCTGGCCGGTGCACGTCCGCTCAAGGGCATGCGCCCGCTGGCAGTGCTGCCAGACAACATCACCACCGATCACCTGTCGCCGTCCAACGCGATCATGCTCGACAGTGCTGCCGGCGAATACCTGGCGAAAATGGGCCTGCCGGAAGTCGACTTCAACTCCTACGCGACTCACCGGGGCGACCATTTGACCGCGCAGCGCGCCACCTTCGCCAACCCGAAACTGTTCAATGAAATGGTCATTGAAGACGGCAAGGTCAAGCAGGGTTCGCTGGCGCGCCTGGAGCCGGAAGGCAAGGTCACGCGCATGTGGGAAGCCATCGAAACCTACATGGAACGCAAGCAGCCGCTGATCATCATCGCCGGTGCCGACTACGGCCAGGGTTCGTCCCGGGACTGGGCGGCCAAGGGCGTACGCCTGGCCGGTGTGGAAGCGATCGCCGCCGAAGGCTTCGAGCGTATCCACCGCACCAACCTGGTGGGCATGGGCGTGTTGCCCCTGGAGTTCCTGCCGGGCACCGACCGCAAGACCTTGAAGATCGACGGTACCGAAACCTACGACGTGATCGGCGAGCGCACCCCGCGTGCCCAGCTGACCTTGTTGATCAACCGCAAGAATGGCGAGCGTGTCGAGGTGCCGGTGACCTGCCGCCTGGACACGGCTGAAGAAGTGTCGATCTACGAAGCGGGCGGCGTGTTGCAACGTTTTGCCCAAGACTTCCTTGAATCGGCTGTTACCGCCTGA
- the prpF gene encoding 2-methylaconitate cis-trans isomerase PrpF — translation MAHVPQIKIPATYMRGGTSKGVFFSLKDLPESAQVPGAARDALLLRVIGSPDPYDKQIDGMGGATSSTSKTVILAKSTRADHDVDYLFGQVSIDKPFVDWSGNCGNLSAAVGSFAISAGLVDAARVPHNGVAVVRVWQANIGKTIIAHVPITDGAVQETGDFELDGVTFPAAEVQLEFMDPAAEEEGGGGSMFPTGNLVDDLEVPGVGTFKATLINAGIPTIFINAQDLGYTGTELQGAINSDPKALAMFETIRAHGALRMGLIKHLDEAAQRQHTPKVAFVARPADYVASSGKAIKAGDVDLLVRALSMGKLHHAMMGTAAVAIGTAAAISGTLVNVAAGGVERNAVRFGHPSGTLRVGAEASQVDGEWVVKKAIMSRSARVLMEGFVRVPGDSF, via the coding sequence ATGGCACACGTACCGCAGATCAAGATTCCCGCCACCTATATGCGTGGCGGCACCAGTAAAGGGGTGTTTTTCAGCCTCAAGGATTTGCCCGAGTCGGCCCAGGTTCCCGGCGCTGCGCGGGATGCATTGTTGCTGCGGGTGATCGGCAGCCCCGATCCGTATGACAAGCAAATCGACGGCATGGGCGGTGCGACCTCCAGCACCAGCAAAACCGTAATCCTCGCCAAAAGCACCCGCGCCGATCACGACGTGGACTACCTGTTTGGCCAGGTGTCCATCGACAAGCCATTCGTGGACTGGAGCGGCAATTGCGGCAACCTGTCGGCGGCGGTGGGCTCCTTCGCCATCAGCGCCGGCCTGGTGGACGCCGCACGCGTTCCCCACAACGGTGTGGCCGTGGTGCGGGTCTGGCAAGCGAATATCGGCAAGACCATCATCGCCCACGTGCCGATCACCGACGGTGCCGTGCAGGAAACCGGCGACTTCGAACTGGACGGCGTGACCTTCCCAGCCGCCGAAGTGCAGTTGGAATTCATGGACCCGGCGGCGGAAGAAGAGGGCGGCGGTGGCTCGATGTTCCCTACCGGCAACCTGGTGGATGACCTGGAAGTGCCGGGTGTCGGCACGTTCAAGGCGACGCTGATCAATGCCGGGATTCCCACCATCTTTATCAATGCCCAGGACCTGGGTTACACCGGCACCGAGCTGCAGGGCGCGATCAACAGCGACCCCAAAGCCCTGGCGATGTTTGAAACCATCCGCGCCCACGGTGCGCTGCGCATGGGCCTGATCAAGCACCTGGACGAAGCGGCCCAGCGTCAGCACACGCCGAAGGTGGCGTTTGTGGCACGGCCTGCGGACTACGTGGCGTCCAGCGGCAAGGCGATCAAGGCAGGCGATGTAGACCTGCTGGTACGGGCGCTGTCCATGGGCAAGTTGCACCACGCGATGATGGGCACGGCGGCGGTGGCGATTGGCACGGCGGCGGCGATTTCCGGCACGCTGGTGAATGTGGCGGCGGGCGGTGTGGAACGCAATGCGGTACGGTTCGGGCATCCGTCCGGCACGTTGCGCGTAGGCGCCGAGGCCAGCCAGGTCGACGGTGAATGGGTCGTGAAAAAAGCCATCATGAGCCGCAGTGCGCGGGTGTTGATGGAAGGTTTCGTTCGCGTGCCCGGCGACTCTTTCTAA
- the prpD gene encoding 2-methylcitrate dehydratase has translation MSANVDQNNRPDYDQVLQDIADYVLGFRIESRDALDTARNCLMDTLGCGLLALRFPECTKHLGPIVEGTVVPFGARVPGTSFRLDPVKAAWDIGCIVRWLDYNDTWLAAEWGHPSDNLGGILAVADHLSQKRGANGDAPLTVRAVLEAMIMAHEIQGVIALENSFNRVGLDHVLLVKVASTAVTAKLMGANREQLLSALSQAFVDGQALRTYRHAPNAGSRKSWAAGDASSRGVRLADIAMRGEMGIPGVLSAPQWGFYDVLFSHTNKDLALKPEDKRAFSLSQPYGTYVMENVLFKISFPAEFHAQTACEAAVTLHPHVKHRLHEIDRIVITTHESAIRIISKVGQLANAADRDHCLQYMTAVPLAFGNLVAEQYEDEFHAAHPIIDELREKMVIVEEPRYSREYLEADKRSIANAVQVFFKDGSSTEQVAVEYPIGHRRRRVDGIPLLEDKFKANLATRFTAQRSAEIFALCKDQARLEATPVNRFVDLFVI, from the coding sequence ATGAGCGCCAACGTCGACCAGAACAACCGCCCCGACTACGACCAGGTCCTGCAGGACATCGCCGACTACGTCCTGGGCTTCAGGATCGAATCCCGCGACGCCCTCGACACCGCCCGCAACTGCCTGATGGACACCCTCGGTTGCGGCCTGCTGGCCCTGCGTTTCCCGGAGTGCACCAAGCATCTGGGGCCGATCGTTGAAGGCACGGTGGTGCCATTCGGTGCGCGAGTGCCGGGCACCTCGTTCCGCCTGGACCCGGTCAAGGCCGCGTGGGACATCGGCTGCATCGTGCGCTGGCTCGACTACAACGACACCTGGCTCGCCGCCGAGTGGGGCCATCCTTCCGATAACCTGGGCGGCATCCTCGCCGTCGCTGACCACCTCTCGCAAAAACGCGGGGCCAATGGCGATGCGCCGCTGACCGTGCGGGCGGTGCTGGAGGCGATGATCATGGCGCACGAAATCCAGGGCGTGATTGCCCTGGAAAACTCCTTCAACCGTGTCGGCCTCGACCATGTGCTGCTGGTGAAAGTCGCCTCCACCGCCGTCACCGCCAAACTGATGGGCGCCAACCGTGAGCAACTGCTGTCGGCATTGTCCCAGGCGTTTGTCGACGGCCAGGCATTGCGTACGTATCGCCATGCGCCGAACGCCGGTTCGCGCAAGTCGTGGGCGGCGGGGGATGCGTCGAGTCGCGGGGTGCGCCTGGCCGACATCGCCATGCGCGGCGAGATGGGCATTCCCGGGGTGTTGAGTGCGCCGCAGTGGGGTTTTTATGACGTGCTGTTCAGCCACACCAACAAGGACCTGGCGCTCAAGCCCGAGGACAAGCGCGCCTTCAGCCTGTCGCAGCCTTACGGTACGTATGTGATGGAGAACGTCCTGTTCAAGATCAGCTTCCCCGCCGAGTTCCACGCACAAACCGCCTGCGAGGCGGCGGTCACGTTGCACCCACACGTGAAGCACCGCCTGCATGAGATCGACAGGATTGTCATCACCACCCACGAGTCGGCGATCCGCATCATTTCCAAGGTCGGGCAGTTGGCCAACGCGGCGGACCGTGACCATTGCCTCCAGTACATGACCGCCGTGCCGCTGGCGTTTGGCAACCTGGTGGCGGAGCAATACGAGGATGAGTTCCACGCGGCCCATCCGATCATCGATGAGCTGCGGGAGAAGATGGTCATCGTCGAGGAACCGCGCTACAGCCGCGAATACCTGGAGGCCGACAAGCGCTCCATCGCAAACGCAGTGCAGGTGTTCTTCAAGGATGGTTCCAGCACCGAACAGGTGGCCGTGGAATACCCGATTGGCCACCGTCGCCGTCGGGTGGATGGCATTCCGTTGCTGGAAGACAAGTTCAAGGCCAACCTGGCGACCCGGTTTACCGCACAGCGCAGTGCCGAGATTTTTGCGCTGTGCAAGGATCAGGCACGGCTTGAAGCAACGCCCGTGAACCGGTTTGTGGACCTGTTCGTGATCTGA